The Ananas comosus cultivar F153 linkage group 22, ASM154086v1, whole genome shotgun sequence genome segment CGAATTTGTTGTGTCAATGTTTACCTGAAATCACAGGCTGAATGCTGTTGAGCACCATTGTGACTGCGAGAAGGTAAGCTACATCAGCAACTGCTTTTTGTAGCTGTCTGTCACTAGTAAATACGATGGCGAAATGGTTCCTAGATGCCAATATAACGGCCATTGCGATGAATCCGATCACCAGTGATTGTGCAACGACCACAGCGACGGCATGTTTGGCGGCCCTCGGCCGACCAGCTCCTAGCTCATTGGANtttttttttttgaaaaaaagatagaaCGCTACTCGCTTTATTCATttcgaaaataaatttagttacaaAATATAAGATTACTAGGCCTCAAAATAAGAAAAGCGAtagagagagcaaaaaaaaagaaaaaaaaaatctatacagTAACAATCTCCTGAAAATTGCACTTAGTATCAGcaattctcttttttctccatttttgttTTCATCTTCTCTATGGAAATGAGCACAAttataaacttataaaaaagggaaaaaattaaCTGAAAACTTTCCCAAATACTAAATAGGAGAAAGTAAGCACCTCGTTCCTTTCTGCAGTGTTTCTCTTCGTACGGTCTCCATTGAACGTGAGTTAAGTTTGCCTAAGCAACATATATATGGCTTATTAAACTACATTTTACATATCCTTTTTCCTCGAGTAATGTACTCAACACATGAATTTATACCTAATAATGGTAGGGGACATAAAAATTCAGCTCAATTTCCCCAAAGAACTTTTCAGCTAAGTAGACTCGTTTCTTTGCTCGCTTCATCTTTCTTCTCCACCCCACAATTGTAAGCGCTCAGATGCTTTAGCAGCCTAGGAATATTAGAATAGCATGCAACGGATTAGTAAGAGTACATTCATAATAGTATCAAAATAATAAGCAGATTTTATTCTATTAAGTGTGAAACAGTTGTTATGCTGTAAAAGCTTAAACTGTACTTAGAAAacagtgtttatatatttttatatctaatacTTTTTCTCACGTCTGAGCTCgagattttttttgcaaaactTATGacatgaacttgaattaaataggagaaaattaataatactgaGAGCATTACGTGACTTAAACTCAGGGCTTTCtgttctgataccatgtgaaacaaccattatactctaaaagttaaaagctttaatttttagagaatgatgtttatatacttttatatttaatacttctCTTATGTCTGGACTCGAGACTTTTttcaaatggaaaaaaaattaataatactaagaGCAAGTCTGACGTGACTTAAACTTAAGAccttttgctctgataccatgtaaaataatcattatactttaaaaatttaaaccgttagaaaacggtgtttatatatttttttgtgtaaCATTAAGTATGGTGAAATTTTGCTTTCGCGAGAGGGAGATTGACCCGAAATGTAGTTTAGGCATGCAGTGTCATGTATGATTAAGCATTTCAATAACATAACTCCCGAAAGCACAAAACATGAAGAAACGCGATCGACTTATATCGCCATCCAGATAATTGTAGTTCGTAGAGATAAGCGTGGAGAGAACTTTACTTTAGTGAAACAGATTCATTTACCTCAGCTTCCCAATCAGTTTTCCAAATCATATATAGCAGAATCCAGGTCTGTAGCGCAGTTCCACAGAGCATGCCGGCCCAGATCCCCTGAGATCATCACATCAAATTGTTATGAAAGTTTACGGCCACAATCCATGCATAAGCAACAAGATAGATAGATTGAAGTTCATGTAGAGAGCTCCTTGAGAAATGTGAACAAAATTTTGTTACCTGGAGTCCCCAGTGTAACACAAAGCCAAAAAAGAATCCGAGAGGAAGCCCAAATATATAATAGCAACAGAGATTAATGTATGCAACTAGGGCCTGCCACCCACCTCCAATAGCAACTCCTGCGTCGCAATAGCGCATTCGACCGAGATGCGAGAATCAAAGTAACAAAAGATTGTGTAATACAATCAAgcaaaaaatctgaatttgttGTGTCAATGTTTACCTGAAATCACAGGCTGAATGCTGTTGAGCACCATTGTGACTGCCAGAAGGTAAGCTACATCAGCAACTGCTTTTTGTAGCTCTCTGTCACTAGTAAATACGATGGCGAAATGGTTCCTAGATGCCAATATAACGGCCATTGCGATGAATCCGATCACCAGTGATTGTGCAACGACCACAGCGACGGCATGTTTGGCGGCCCTCGGCCGACCAGCTCCTAGCTCATTGGACACTCGAACGCTGAGATGTATAAGGAGACACGATAAGTCGATCTCACTCATAGAGGCCGTAAATCGCAACAAAAACTGTAGTAATAGTAACTAGTTGATATATAACATGTATGATTCTCTCACCTTATAGCTGCATTGAGTCCTATAAACAGCATTGCTTCCCAACCATTTATGTTCATGCTGAAACACAATAAAACAAGTTTGTTTTATTAATCTTAGAACATCATCAGTATCGAATCTCGAGTATGTACAACTGCTTGAAGAGCCCTAGCATGCTTCTGATAATTAGACTCATCTCAACAAATTTGCATTGAACTTGAAACACAAATATGAAGTGTGGTCACAAATATGCACCTACAACACTAATGTCTAAAAAGTTCGCGGTCTCACCAGATAGAAATGGAATCAACGGCAATCTCTGCATTATCAAGGTGACCGGTGAGCACCACCAGGACCATCATGTACCAAATCTCGAGGCAGAGCATCACCGCAGAAGCGAGCGATAGCTTCGCGAAAGCCCATAAATCCTTGAACGCGGCCCACGAAAGCCCTGCCCACCCATCCTTGCACCAGCCCACAATATACCCAACCTGGCCCAAAGAGACCAACCAGGCCGAAACGTTacaggccgccgccgcccccgcaaGGCCCGTATCGAGCACGTAGATAAGCAGGCCCAATAGCCCAACATGAACAATAAGAGCCACAAAGCTAATCCAAGCCAGGACCATGACCTTGCTCTGAGCCTGGAGGAACTTCTGGGTGGGGAAGTTGATAGCAAATGCAAACATCTCGGGGATGATCATTGCTGTGAACTTGCCGGCCTCGACGGCGATCGCGTGGTCTTGGCCGAGGAGCTTTAAGATTGGTGTGGCGAAGACGTAGAGCGGGGAGAGGAGGAAAGCGGAGGCGAGGAGGATGATCCATGAACGTTGCATGTAGAGGCCGAGCGGCGCGACCTTGCCGGCGCCGTAGGCTTGCCCGCATAGAGTCTCCAGTGCACTCCCCATTCCCAGCTATACATATAACAGGATAAGGAAATCAATGCAGTGTGGAgtatacactagtatatatgaACATAACAATTACTGTTTAGGGTAAAGATTCTACCTTGCAAATTCATGCATGCTTAGGAACTGGTTGCTTAAAGCTTCCatgtaaaattatgaaaaaaaaaattaaaaaattaaattttatattctttaatatttggtttgtaagaaaaaaaatagcctTCCATCGTGATTGTTTGgttaaaacaaagaaaagatagctaaaaaaattattatatatattttcaactattatatatatattatatattattgatatataataattatcatactatatatatataataaatattattattatattatttatattataaatgaagatattaataataacatatttatataaaacattaatatatatatagaggagagaggtagtgtttctaattttttggtGGGAATAGATCAaccccttttatcatcttttaaTAATTGATTTAATAATATACCGTCGATAAGGACCAACTCAACCCTAAGGAGGACGGATCAATTTTAACCCGTACACATCCTATATTAAGGACAAAATTTGAAGCATCAACTCCTCTTGTAGCTTCAACTACGCTAGTGgtgtatatagtatatataatatatatatatatataatatatatactataattataagagcagagagagaggagagagagagggactgagagagagagagagagagagagttgagctatgatacttttagaagcaccatctatttggtgcttctaagtttctaacccttggatccACTCTATAATTACTAATAtctcttggatcaaacactattccacctaccgccatcatctcaacctcacatctttccatccaaggactaaaaactctaaagcaccacccacttggtgcttttgagagtattctagctccactatatatatatatatatagagagagagagagagagttgagctggaatagtATAGTAGTAAACAGTCTCCGTTGCCAcatatttgtttttaatgatggagcttccaaatcaacgatcaacactgttgaacatgaactatatcacttgaaatatttagaaactaaattttagatcttttcgatatcattggtgaaatgatcaaagggtttcaaaatttataattttagtgaTTGATATAagacattttctcgtttaaccgcgtaaagatatccaaatcgattgaattttagttagaaatttCTTTTAACTATTTAGGACAAGATATATTCTCCTGATCTTGATTACAATATTcatatcattactttttaaaggatattcattttcaactgttcattttggtgtccacttgatggacaagagaataatactgaaaaaaatgaaatttggtttctaaaaacTTTTAAGTAGTATATATCATATTCGATGATGCAGATTGTCAATTTGGgatttcattatcaaaaataaatgaatgacaGCGGAGCCTCTTTGGTACTAAtaacattccagctcaactatatatatatatatagagagagagagttggactgggctactattagtagcaaaattctattgttgctattagttttttagcctttggataaactcttttcattatttctaaccattggattaaatactataactcagtggggaccactcaaccctaggggaaccactcaactttaactaactaatatcattctaccctataatttttcatccaagggttaaaaacttgatagcaaaaagagtgttttactattaatagtattcaagACTAATTCGAGTACTTCCACTTAAAAGCTAAGATTTACTTATCtaccatataaaatttttttaatactaataatataataaaaagattataaattttgggATTCAAGTGGAGTAGAATTTACGTGTATAG includes the following:
- the LOC109727267 gene encoding protein DETOXIFICATION 35-like — protein: MDAPLLREKARVAAEEEARKGEGDDAAAEVGRVWDAYKVFAGESKRLWAIAAPIIFNIFCLYGTNSTTQIFMGRLGNLQLSAVAIGLSVVSHFSFGFLLGMGSALETLCGQAYGAGKVAPLGLYMQRSWIILLASAFLLSPLYVFATPILKLLGQDHAIAVEAGKFTAMIIPEMFAFAINFPTQKFLQAQSKVMVLAWISFVALIVHVGLLGLLIYVLDTGLAGAAAACNVSAWLVSLGQVGYIVGWCKDGWAGLSWAAFKDLWAFAKLSLASAVMLCLEIWYMMVLVVLTGHLDNAEIAVDSISICMNINGWEAMLFIGLNAAISVRVSNELGAGRPRAAKHAVAVVVAQSLVIGFIAMAVILASRNHFAIVFTSDRELQKAVADVAYLLAVTMVLNSIQPVISGVAIGGGWQALVAYINLCCYYIFGLPLGFFFGFVLHWGLQGIWAGMLCGTALQTWILLYMIWKTDWEAEAAKASERLQLWGGEER